A single window of Nicotiana sylvestris chromosome 3, ASM39365v2, whole genome shotgun sequence DNA harbors:
- the LOC138888631 gene encoding uncharacterized protein codes for MQSQANAHRTDKQLVVGNWVFVKLHLYRQSTLSTLPYHKLTSRYFSPYPIVERVSSVAYKLLLPPELQIHPAFHISQLKFYYDLSSEIVHPPVINFFNPLCPFPEAIFARRLIKKGNKVVAQCFVKWKDLDNSYATWEVAAALKTGFPSFTLEDKVLLIGDIDTQITAASDVGS; via the coding sequence ATGCAAAGCCAGGCCAATGCTCATAGAACTGATAAACAACTTGTTGTTGGTAATTGGGTTTTTGTTAAACTCCATCTCTACCGGCAATCCACCTTGTCTACTCTTCCATACCACAAGCTTACCTCCAGATATTTTAGCCCTTATCCAATTGTGGAAAGAGTTAGCTCTGTTGCCTATAAACTACTCTTACCTCCTGAACTCCAAATACACCCCGCCTTCCATATTTCCCAACTTAAATTCTACTATGACCTTTCTTCTGAAATCGTTCACCCTCCTGTCATTAATTTTTTCAATCCCTTATGTCCATTCCCTGAAGCTATATTTGCCAGAAGGCTCATCAAAAAGGGTAACAAGGTTGTTGCCCAATGCTTCGTCAAATGGAAGGATCTGGACAATTCATATGCAACATGGGAAGTTGCCGCTGCTTTGAAGACCGGGTTTCCTTCTTTCACCCTTGAGGACAAGGTGTTGCTCATCGGGGATATTGATACACAAATAACAGCTGCAAGTGACGTAGGTAGCTGA
- the LOC138888632 gene encoding uncharacterized protein, with amino-acid sequence MHIDKVEQDEKPGWKLFFDGAANMKGVRIGAVLISQTGHHYPVTPQLCFYCTTNMVEYEACIIGLRTEAVISAEVEISSLRITAEAEIDDDEWVKTRLEQLSLIDEKRLVAVPFIVTRVLSNGALYLIDIEGKFIDMAVNSDAVKRYYV; translated from the exons atgcatattgacaaGGTGGAGCAGGatgaaaagccaggttggaaacttttctttgatggagctgctaacatgaaaggtgtcagAATAGGGGCTGTGCTCATTTCTCAAACAGGGCACCACTACCCTGTTACACCCCAACTTTGTTTCTATTGCACCACTAACATGGtcgagtacgaggcatgcattataggtttgag GACTGAAGCAGTTATATCCGCAGAAGTAGAGATTTCATCCCTTCGAATTACtgctgaagctgaaattgatgatgatgagtgggtcaaaacccgattggagcaattaagtctgattgacgagaaaagactggtggca gtgccgttcattgtaacaagagtgttgtccaatggtgctttgtatttaatagatatagaaggcaaatttATAGATATGGCtgtcaattctgatgcagtcaagagatattatgtatga